The Bacillus sp. Marseille-Q1617 genome has a segment encoding these proteins:
- a CDS encoding protein phosphatase 2C domain-containing protein has protein sequence MNEFRWIGNQKSYVDEIHVKSLKNEMVIGLFGGNSSEGQYKNEDGCLVWYSPGEWEFAVIMDGHDTAESVELVLEVIGNNKEFIHETFKKQIHESFHSLQDFIVGTFKSDSFRKKAKKVQGETACLFVLRKENFLWWFSIGDCILHIFHPELSSLGEFQQNHRSFYEWVGNNSNFNKPVPSYSSGIKELRTGENHIFLTTDGLTECPNTHYVNPRVIMDEFGEGSVEEGVHKLINQIKCNGVKDSTTIITWKVMNKREATVPSDIK, from the coding sequence ATGAACGAATTCAGATGGATAGGGAATCAGAAGAGCTATGTTGACGAAATTCATGTAAAATCTCTTAAGAATGAAATGGTGATCGGTCTATTTGGGGGGAATTCATCAGAGGGACAGTATAAAAACGAAGATGGTTGTCTTGTATGGTACTCACCAGGTGAATGGGAGTTTGCCGTCATCATGGATGGTCATGACACAGCAGAAAGTGTCGAGCTGGTGCTCGAAGTGATCGGAAATAATAAAGAATTCATCCACGAAACCTTTAAAAAGCAAATCCATGAATCATTTCATTCTTTACAAGATTTTATAGTTGGAACGTTCAAGAGTGACAGTTTTAGAAAGAAAGCAAAAAAAGTCCAAGGGGAAACTGCCTGCTTATTTGTCCTTAGAAAAGAAAATTTTCTATGGTGGTTTTCTATTGGTGACTGCATTCTTCATATATTTCACCCAGAATTGTCTTCTTTGGGAGAATTTCAGCAGAATCACAGAAGTTTTTATGAATGGGTTGGAAATAACAGTAATTTCAATAAGCCCGTACCTAGTTACAGTTCTGGAATAAAAGAATTGAGAACAGGGGAGAATCATATATTTTTGACTACGGACGGACTGACAGAATGCCCTAATACCCATTATGTCAATCCTCGTGTCATCATGGATGAGTTTGGTGAAGGATCAGTTGAAGAAGGAGTACATAAACTTATCAACCAGATTAAATGCAATGGGGTTAAGGACAGCACTACAATCATTACCTGGAAGGTCATGAATAAACGGGAGGCAACGGTGCCCAGTGATATAAAATAG
- a CDS encoding DUF4037 domain-containing protein, which translates to MMDNLKQKSLEMAQLYKNNPKVESILLAGSVSRNWQDEHSDIELHIFWGEPPTDEDRLEPIKKVSGSILSFHSYEEEEWSEAYLTNDGVKLEISSFLTTTVERFIDDVVRSFETSYDKQCIASSIHYGESLYGEVKIKELKNSLHKYPVELSKAMILENLQFGSRWDNRQALLNRKDWLMLYSVICEVQRKLFGILFGLNNMFVHHPSFKWMHHSIALMNVKPNKLDERITDILSGKPENNVKELTQLIEETVFLVEERFPELISSELRRKLSYMK; encoded by the coding sequence ATGATGGACAATTTAAAACAAAAATCACTCGAAATGGCACAGCTCTACAAAAATAATCCTAAGGTGGAATCCATTCTTCTTGCTGGATCCGTATCCAGGAACTGGCAAGATGAACATTCGGATATTGAATTGCATATCTTTTGGGGCGAGCCGCCAACCGATGAAGACCGACTTGAACCTATAAAGAAAGTGAGTGGATCGATTCTTTCTTTTCATTCTTACGAAGAGGAAGAATGGTCAGAAGCCTATCTGACGAATGATGGTGTTAAGCTTGAAATCAGCAGCTTCCTAACCACCACTGTAGAACGGTTTATTGACGATGTGGTAAGGAGTTTTGAAACGAGTTACGATAAGCAATGCATCGCTTCCTCGATTCATTATGGAGAGTCACTGTACGGTGAAGTAAAAATTAAAGAATTGAAAAATAGCCTTCATAAATATCCGGTGGAACTATCAAAGGCAATGATCCTGGAAAACCTTCAATTTGGGAGCAGGTGGGACAACCGTCAGGCTTTATTAAATAGGAAGGACTGGCTCATGCTGTACAGTGTCATATGTGAGGTGCAGAGAAAACTGTTTGGTATATTATTCGGCCTAAACAATATGTTTGTTCATCATCCTTCTTTTAAATGGATGCATCATAGCATTGCGCTTATGAATGTGAAGCCAAATAAACTAGATGAAAGAATAACTGATATCTTATCAGGGAAGCCAGAGAACAATGTTAAAGAACTAACTCAATTAATTGAAGAAACGGTTTTTCTTGTAGAGGAGCGGTTTCCTGAATTGATCAGCAGTGAGCTGAGAAGAAAATTATCATATATGAAGTGA
- a CDS encoding NUDIX hydrolase, translating into MQMPTHIVAVGGIVEDKKGNILLVRTVHRGWETPGGQVEAGENLMDALMREIKEESGIDVEVSQMIGVYSNTGTYIWHDGETEVPTKVMFDFLCYERGGELGVSEETTDSRWVEKDKVLEFIESPALRTRYQAYLDFKGNIHYMEYVTKPEFELKVKRSV; encoded by the coding sequence ATGCAAATGCCTACACATATCGTGGCAGTTGGCGGGATTGTTGAAGACAAAAAGGGAAATATTCTTCTGGTAAGAACCGTTCATAGAGGGTGGGAGACTCCAGGTGGACAAGTAGAAGCAGGAGAGAATTTGATGGATGCATTAATGAGAGAGATAAAAGAAGAGAGCGGAATCGATGTAGAAGTATCCCAAATGATTGGTGTATATTCAAACACCGGAACGTATATATGGCATGATGGTGAAACTGAAGTTCCTACCAAGGTGATGTTTGACTTTCTTTGTTATGAGAGAGGTGGAGAACTTGGTGTCTCTGAAGAAACCACCGATAGTCGGTGGGTGGAAAAAGATAAGGTGCTGGAATTTATTGAATCTCCTGCACTCCGCACCCGTTATCAAGCTTATTTGGACTTTAAAGGAAATATACATTATATGGAGTATGTGACTAAGCCTGAATTTGAGTTGAAAGTAAAAAGATCCGTGTAG
- a CDS encoding GNAT family N-acetyltransferase, translating to MIIKEIHTEDADKLLMLIKEVESHSEFMLMAPGERQTSIEQQRKMIERIQKQKNAVILTAEDDGRLIGYLMAIGGTVKRTRHSAYLVIGILKDYRGQGAGTALFKKVEEWARRCGISRLELTAVTRNIPGIVLYQKSGFEIEGTKRNSLSINGELYNEYYMSKLL from the coding sequence ATGATTATTAAAGAAATACATACTGAAGATGCTGATAAATTGTTAATGTTAATCAAGGAGGTTGAATCACATTCAGAATTCATGCTCATGGCACCCGGAGAACGCCAGACTTCCATTGAGCAGCAAAGAAAGATGATTGAACGAATTCAGAAGCAGAAAAACGCTGTGATCTTGACTGCAGAGGATGATGGCAGATTAATAGGATACCTGATGGCGATTGGCGGGACAGTAAAACGTACGAGGCATTCAGCTTATCTTGTCATTGGAATCTTGAAGGATTACAGAGGTCAGGGAGCAGGCACTGCGCTATTTAAAAAGGTGGAAGAATGGGCAAGAAGGTGTGGAATCTCACGGTTGGAACTCACTGCCGTCACAAGAAATATTCCTGGAATAGTACTTTATCAAAAGAGCGGATTTGAAATAGAAGGTACAAAGCGAAATTCGCTATCCATCAATGGTGAATTATATAACGAATACTATATGTCCAAATTACTTTAA
- a CDS encoding VOC family protein: MNDKLIRVGTTYIPVSDVDRAADWYTINLEAGVNYQDDEKAILDIATHSLFLVKAKEGQTANFYDYKGEERFSMTFEVDGLEALNSLHDRFVEKGIQVGEIENRGHAGRNFVFTDPDGNKFDVWSELSPVFKEFLK, translated from the coding sequence ATGAATGATAAATTAATTAGAGTAGGAACTACCTATATCCCGGTAAGTGATGTGGACCGTGCTGCAGACTGGTATACAATAAACCTTGAGGCTGGTGTGAACTATCAAGACGATGAGAAAGCCATCCTTGATATAGCCACTCATAGTTTGTTTCTTGTGAAGGCAAAAGAGGGCCAAACGGCGAACTTTTATGACTATAAGGGTGAAGAACGATTTTCAATGACGTTCGAAGTGGATGGGTTGGAAGCATTAAACTCTCTTCACGACCGTTTTGTTGAGAAAGGAATCCAGGTCGGTGAAATAGAGAACAGAGGACATGCGGGTAGGAACTTCGTGTTTACCGATCCCGATGGAAATAAATTTGATGTCTGGAGTGAATTAAGTCCGGTTTTTAAAGAATTCCTAAAGTAG
- a CDS encoding DinB family protein: MINLFLYNWKVRDEWFEWCKTVPDQEIMKERVGGMGSILHNLLHVINCERIWISQMEGSPVSTKEFNESTTLEEVMIFSEETKAITRCFLNSIEPFQKDKILTITSKRGSTYELPFQKVLFHIITHEVHHVGQLSVWAREIDQKPVSSDLIFREWQEQGRER, from the coding sequence ATGATCAATCTTTTTTTATATAATTGGAAAGTCAGGGATGAGTGGTTTGAATGGTGCAAGACAGTACCAGATCAAGAAATAATGAAAGAACGGGTCGGTGGCATGGGCAGTATCTTGCATAATTTGCTGCATGTGATCAATTGCGAACGGATCTGGATTAGTCAGATGGAGGGATCGCCTGTATCAACAAAGGAATTTAATGAGTCGACAACTCTTGAAGAGGTAATGATCTTTTCAGAGGAAACGAAAGCGATTACCAGGTGTTTTTTAAACTCCATTGAGCCTTTTCAGAAGGATAAAATATTGACGATTACCTCCAAAAGAGGCAGCACGTATGAACTCCCTTTTCAAAAGGTCCTCTTCCATATCATCACCCACGAAGTACATCACGTTGGACAATTATCAGTATGGGCGAGGGAAATTGATCAGAAACCTGTATCTTCTGATTTGATTTTCAGGGAGTGGCAGGAACAAGGAAGAGAGCGTTGA
- a CDS encoding pirin family protein: MGTYRQHLKRSVKDSWYVKYEETQFPSIQKGWVLPVERWAEFDPFILMSEDWFKRGTFSDHPHRGFQTITYVIDGRLEHIDNGGSREVLEPGDIQYMNAGWAARHAEEGVDDDIAHTLQLWLNLPKHLKKSEPFYQNVYSEKAPRMKIGGGSVKVFAGEVGSLKGPLESLVPITLSEISLVDGAIYSHLLPENHNSFVYIVAGEVEIGENRVNLKKHGVATLTFDEDGSGERKSEILIKSKHRRSKLLIYSGAPINEEIVPYGPFVMNSMEEIREAFKDFQNGKFGPEAK, encoded by the coding sequence ATGGGTACATATCGCCAACACTTGAAACGAAGTGTAAAAGATTCCTGGTATGTAAAATATGAAGAAACCCAGTTTCCATCTATACAAAAAGGATGGGTCCTCCCAGTGGAAAGGTGGGCGGAATTCGATCCATTCATCTTAATGTCAGAGGATTGGTTCAAACGGGGAACCTTTTCGGATCATCCGCATAGAGGTTTCCAAACAATCACATATGTCATCGATGGAAGACTTGAACACATTGACAACGGAGGAAGCAGGGAGGTACTGGAACCAGGAGATATTCAATATATGAATGCAGGATGGGCGGCCCGTCATGCTGAGGAAGGTGTGGATGATGATATCGCCCATACCCTGCAATTGTGGTTGAATCTGCCGAAGCATCTGAAGAAGTCAGAGCCGTTTTATCAAAATGTTTACTCCGAAAAAGCTCCCCGAATGAAAATTGGAGGGGGTTCAGTGAAAGTGTTCGCAGGAGAAGTCGGCTCCTTAAAAGGACCTCTGGAATCACTCGTTCCGATCACATTGAGTGAAATTTCCCTCGTAGATGGAGCCATTTACTCTCATCTGCTTCCTGAAAATCACAATTCTTTTGTTTATATTGTTGCTGGAGAAGTTGAAATCGGTGAAAACCGTGTGAACCTTAAAAAGCATGGCGTCGCGACACTCACGTTTGACGAGGATGGAAGCGGAGAGAGGAAAAGTGAAATTCTTATAAAATCAAAACACCGCCGTTCAAAGCTTCTAATCTATTCAGGTGCTCCAATCAATGAAGAAATCGTCCCATATGGACCATTCGTCATGAACTCAATGGAAGAAATACGGGAAGCATTTAAAGATTTTCAAAATGGTAAATTCGGACCTGAAGCAAAATAA
- a CDS encoding histidine phosphatase family protein: MIYVVRHGETDFNKEGRLQGRNGLPLNEDGQKQAERLRDLFKEITFDYVFSSPQKRAMQTAEIITGMQPIIEPRLDVFDLGEADGLKKHEIQLDGILPDRNVYKRMEDIQVFMKRVFSFMGDLEQKSGAEDVNILLSGHRCTTGSIGAYFEGVPEDRNILRFSSNNGDYKKYKFTRKRTEDEIISQ; encoded by the coding sequence ATGATATATGTTGTCAGACATGGAGAAACCGATTTCAATAAAGAAGGAAGGCTGCAGGGAAGAAATGGACTGCCTTTAAATGAAGATGGACAGAAGCAAGCGGAGCGCTTAAGAGATCTATTCAAAGAAATCACTTTCGACTATGTGTTTTCTTCTCCCCAGAAAAGGGCCATGCAGACCGCTGAAATAATAACGGGCATGCAACCAATCATAGAGCCAAGGCTGGATGTTTTCGATTTAGGGGAGGCAGACGGATTGAAGAAGCATGAGATTCAATTGGACGGCATCCTCCCCGACAGAAACGTGTATAAGCGAATGGAAGACATTCAAGTCTTCATGAAGAGAGTATTCAGCTTTATGGGTGACCTGGAGCAGAAGAGCGGCGCTGAAGATGTGAATATCCTCTTATCGGGGCACAGATGTACGACTGGCAGCATAGGGGCTTATTTTGAAGGTGTCCCTGAAGATCGAAATATATTGAGATTTTCCTCGAACAACGGTGATTACAAAAAATATAAGTTTACCAGAAAACGTACAGAGGATGAAATCATTTCACAGTAA